aaatttacacatacaaCTTTGAGTTTGATTGTACGTCACATTTTCATCCGGAATTTCGTTTTTGCTCTCATCGCCGATATTTCCTTtgcagtatgtacatgtacataatatcgGAAGTAAATTCTTACCTGGAAACGATCGCCGTGGAAAcatttgatacacatgtatgtcTACCATCAGAATTTCaaaaccattttaaaaaaaataaagttcacTAACATAAGCAAGTGGCATCATGTTGTCTGTAAAGACATTGTTGTTGTCCACGTCAGGtgttataaactttatttggaGATTTTAATGTGAACTCAGTCTTacaaaaactatttttaatgCACCGTGATAGCGGTAAGGTGTTTGAAATTACTGGGGTTAAGCAAAATTGTCATTTCTGAGTTTGACTTCAAATTCTTATATCTATTGCagttattaatttgtatttgatGTCCAATGATAAAGTTTTCCTTTTTTGTCGGGAGGTCAAATTTTACAAACGATCCTGTCATCAAGCTGTTAAAGAGTGATTATACCCCCACTGTTATTTTATTCCTATAAAAACACGCAATGAAAAGTGATCCATGGGAAACCAATCAACTGACACCACCTGTGTAATTATGAGGCCACCAACCTGGACGACTACCATCGCAGGTGACTTCAATATAGCcgttataaaaacaataaattatctACTCAGCGGACCGATAATTGATTTCGAAATAAGCCATATTTCAATATAAGCGATTTCAATTTAACCGATATCTTAACGCAAAGAAAATGAGAGACTGAGACTGGGGATTCTGTTTTACTTCAAAATAagcgatatttcaaaataagcgacttcaatataagtggagtaagCTGTATGTGTCAAAACCCTATTACTAATATTTCGGTATTGTACTTGCAAAACAAGGCACTGTTATATGAATAGTATACTGTCATTATATCTGGCTCTAGTATAGACGTAGTATTTATGAGATATAGTGGGTGTGAAAAGCAATAAAAACTTTTAACGTCATACCTATTTCATCTATGAATATAATGGCTGGTTGCAATTTCATAGCctgtaaataaacaaaacaaatcatatattttcttaaaagtataatgagtaccgcaaatggtacaacatacgcccgttagaccttcagtgcaatatctgtatccatgacgagaaaaagtccagaaaactatttgacctacttttaaccctaaaataggtcatggtgcaTCAATCAAGTtaaaatgtgaactgattatgtaatTCTCTGAGAgagaggttgtgacaaaatttcagggcaatattcattatgaaaaaaatctgaaaaatgaaaacaaggtttttctatTATGTGGTACTACCACCTTGATCTAGGCATCCTCTGATTGGCATAAGgtatatgtgtaccaagtttgatgatcctaacCCCAACGacttggtctgtatcctgcctataAGGTTTTcttactaagtgatactatgaccttgacctttgaccttgaagaacaaaacatgtcctccacttggcatgaggagtatgtataccaagtttgacggtcaTAGCCTGAGTAGTTACCttaactttgaccttgagaaataataggcatcttcctcaaatcatggtgatcaaatggaccaagttgtaagatcatGGATCTTACaattcggtctgtatcctgcctgcatggttttcctactaagtgatactaaaaccttgacatttgaccttgaaaaacaataggcatatTCCTCTCATCAAGGTGATCtgatgtaccaagttgtaagatcatGGAGCTTATAGTTCATTTTGCATTTTACCTACAAGGTCCAGACAGACGGACGATGCCATACCATAATCAGACATGATTCTACAGAGAGGGAGAAAAAGTGGAAGGGGGTCTGGGGGTCCTCCTCCAGCAGGGTAGATCAAGGGGTCCAAGGGAGTCGAATTAAAGTGGAGAAAAATCATGTCTGCATAATACATCCCATACTTGACAAGCGTATAAAAATCTAAGATTTCGAAATAAACCCATATCCCCTCCAACCTGTTGAATAACCATTGAAAAGCAAAGGTCACGCAAATTAAGATTGAAAAACAACTGACCAATGAGAACACTGCCTCCGCTCGCTTCTGGGACTCTCCGTACCATTTATCCACCATTGaggatattttgaaattgataaatcTGGCTCCTATATTCAATGACCAGAACAAGgttaatattaattttcaataatgttAGACTAAAGGATACaggtaaataaatgtatatcaacactatatgcttttcaaatttactgaacTTGATAATTTTCAAGAATGAAAAGTACATTCTTTATAACATCACTTTCGTACCTGCATCTTTTGCAATTGCTTTGGCAACCATTGTTTTGCCACATCCTGGAGGTCCATGTAATAAAAGACCTGTTAAATACAAAACATGATGGATATAATGTTCCATTGTTAATGAGGATTACTATAGGGTTCAATAATCTAATTTCACTTGTAACAGtcagtggggatccgggttaggataggtcctcagtacctcaaaagaggcgactaaagggattggtccttcagatgagaccgtaaaaactgagaccctgtgtcacagcaggtgtggcacattaaagatccctccctgctcaaaggcaggAAATTTTGCAActcttcactggcaatggtaacgtctccatatgagtgaaaaattctcgagaaggacattaaacaatatacaatcaatcacttgTAACCCACAATTTGATCAGTGCATTTGACTTTATCAATATTCTTTACATCATATAAACTTAATCAGTTAAGTTGCACCACATACCCTAAGAATAACTCAAAATATGTTTGGCTTCTCTGTTTCCATTTTGTTGTTACCATAATATTGCTCTGTGTcacataaatttcatattttctttagaattattgATCAAAAAACATCAAAAGCATTTTACTAAATtgactttatttaaaaaaagaaagtaatttcttctcattttacataatataaagTAAGCTGGGACAGTTTACACTCTTTTATAACCCACTTTGTGGTTTATGATACATAAACTATCCCAAATTACTTTGTATTGTATAAAATGAATagaaattactttcattttttgaaTACTTCTCAGCTTTCTGATTGACTGAGATCcaacaaacaagaaaaaataatacatcatacatgtattcaccTCCACATGCCCTTGAGgtaaatataatgtttgatttttccaacaaaaaattcaaaattgggAATTCCCATACTGATTTAATTGGTTAATTTTTCTTATCACTTTTGACTGGGTTTTGCACTCtagctgtaaacaaagatggctgAACAAATATCATTGTTATAAGCTCTAGTAGCCagatttaatgttttaaataattcagtcatataataaaacaattattaacATTTTCTCAATCAATATGATGCTTTAGCTACCCATGAACACAATATTCACCTTGTTCTCCAGGCTCGGTGAAAAATGTACTTCTCAGGTAGCTACACATCATACTGACtacaaaattatcaataattatataatatttcattataatatatacaaagccacaaaatatagtccctgccaaaccctttcaaaattagAATTGCCAGTTTGGGCCACATATTCCTATAACTGGGCTTACATAAAGCAacagtacatatatgtacaagagTTATCAAATGAAATCTAAAGAAATGAACTTAAATGTTACTTTGATTATGAGAAATTGAAAATTCAAGAAactgaactacatgtacttagttTAATAAGGGAAAAAATGGATACTTCAAGGTATCTCTCAACATGTTCGAGGTTCAAGCCATCGAGAATCACCTGTATTTGAGATCATGATTCATGATGAAAATTCAATAAAGCATCACAATATAGGGTTCGTGAAATGGAAGACAACAGGTATTAAactcaaataaaaacaaaacaatacacaCCTTTTGGTGGTTGCATTAAATATGAGTCTTTAAATAAATCTCTTCTTATAAATGGGAATATAACAGTTTCTTTGATTGATCGGATCACATGATCTAATCCACCAATGTCTTTCCATGATACATCAAGACTCGCTGGTTCGACTAGGTCAGCAGCAAAACAAAGCTCATATTCTGTCAACTAAAAGGAATATTAAATGAGTAACAGTCAGTAATTTAAAAAGTACTGAACTAGATCAGTGGCATTACAAGAGAGTGAttaactagaactgtcctaacaGGACTAATGCCCCCCGCACATTGGATGGTGGGAAATGGTGGATTTGTGCTCATTGAAAAGTAAACATATCCTTTTGACATGAAGAATAACTCTATTGCAGGGGGTATAATAAAGAGTGTACAAATTTTCTGGAAATCCATGCTGTAGTATCTTAAAAATTGTCTTTGACAAAATATTATCCACAGACAGATGGGCAGACAGACAAATGAACTGGTGATACCATTATACCCGCTCCCACACTTGTGCAGAAGTCTCTGTGAGAGAACAGAttgttacaaaatataaaagaaaaggacataaagttgaacaaacacttgtaaatttaaaatattcacaactTCCCTGAATGTTAGAgaatttcaataaaaaagaCAGGTGcacaaatacattatatatacacaaagtTTGAATCCAATCTATTcattagtttttaaaatatactctGGACAATGACAGCACTCCCTCAAATGGAAAAAATAGCCATACCTTCCTTGAATGCTAAAAGATCTCAATCAGGTACATaactttattattcatataagatatataaaGCTTTAATTAAATTTGTTCAGTggtattaaaaatatattctggACAATtatgtctacagacagacaacggATGTTCAGACGGAcaaggtgattccagtataAACTTTGTTTGCAGGGGGTATAACTATAGCATAAGTTTAAGCTTACCTTTACATTATTCACCCCAATCCTtttcattaattcttcagcctgcaaaaaataaattacacaatATTGTACTTAAGTCTCAACAATTGCAATTTTTTGAGCaatataaagataaaaacaGCTAGCTGGTCACTATTGGTAGTTTCTTAACTCCAATGCATATATCAACTACCTCTAATGCAATATGCTAAGTATGATCTTTTAATTCCTCTTAAATACatccagtgaccttgactttttggTTGAATGGCACTGGTTATGGGTTAGGACATACTGCTGGCAATAAGCAATCTTTGTGCCGAACATGGGCTTCAGAATCTAATGTTACCATATATatccacaggcaattgcatcgcttggggtccaatttactattaaagagtactctttaatagtaaattggactccaagcgatgcaattgcaaGTGAATATATCACAAAATTGTGGCcaaaaacaaatattcatattaacCCTTTTCACTGTTAACCTTGACCAAATGACTCTGGGTAATGCATTACAAAGTAATgacataaacaaatatttcttctcttttttttgtTATAGTAGTGACCTTGCTCTTAGtcaaataatgatttatatgaCACAGCAAAATGGGGCAAGTTTATATCTAGAGATTATATTCATGACACAGACAGTGATATGGCAGGGTACAAGACAGATGATGGACAGATTCCTACACCCGGACTTAGTTTGCAGGGCCTATCTTCTAGATGTTTATGACTAAAGGTGATATTTAGACatttatgtacatttatttagaCATTTATGTAAATTAATGCTTTTTCAGCATATGAGCCATATAGTCCTGTCTTAAGGCCTGAAACTGTGGCCCTGGGGTCACATGTTTCACAACTTTGATATAGAGTTCTCCATGCTCTGTCTTTATTTAGgtgaaaaaattaaaagacGATAAACCTAAAACCCTAGGACAATGAATTTcacatgtttattataattaGTTACACACATAGTTTGTTTGCTACATGTTCAAGCATAAAGAAAATAACTTTGAAAGCTAAACACATTTTCTCTTTATGACCTACCTAGCCTCACCCTATGGTATGAAAATCtgacccctggggccatgattttcacaattcTAGTAGAAATCTCCATGCTCATTATAACTATGCACATGTCTGCTACATGTttagaaaatttttaaaagctgtatatttggggggggggggggggggggggggggggggggcaccatcACTAAAGTCCTTAGGTGGCAAATACTGTGAAATTTTTTAAGATGTAACACACCAACTTTGGTGACTAATGGTCAAGATGTTTCTGAGGagttaaaagtgttcaattgttaccGCATGGCAGATGACTGATTAATCCACTCAAGTAcaaatagcaataggtcaccaaAGACACAAGGATTTCTTCATAAAATCTAATCACATACAAACCATTTCATTTCCAATTGAATTTCTTAACCTTGATATTTACTATAACTGTTATATCTATGAAACACATCTGAATTCTTTGTCATattgaaatgaatattaattatcAGAGTATTCACAcctatcaatctaattaaaatcagacttcttagatccgcgccgtatagtCTGCAcaagaagatctgacataacccgattgGGGGTCATGTTCATttgaactttatgttagccaatcaTCGCGTCACCTATGAAATCatcggtgttcacaattcaaggaaaatgactgcgattgtttggtttgaaagaaaagacATCGCAGttagatgcgacgtcacaatgcaccgtttacgtcgactggcatTATATTCCTCacgttatttaagtaaaccatcttgaaaactattcaaacaTTACctatccctattcatacataaatcggaattcacaatttaatttgggtgtattttatatcctacgttttgttgtttgtatgaacagAAAAGATTAGGCATTACTGCGAAAgttttaaaattcgttatgtgagaatatacaattttacagagTGGAATAAACTttgtgggagagagattacagcaatttgtttacgaattgccaggaaccgcctaaatagccatcattgtctgtatggcgcaatctgactggctgataatTCCAGGGCTCGCGCTGCCCATCGCATTTTGCGATTTTTCAGGAAAAAATGCGACAGAAATTCCGGAAATGCGACACGGACATTTCGTATTTTAAAAATCGCGGCACCATCTTTGATTTCAGCTGTTGGCATCCAAACAGCCTCAGGGCTGTTTTACCTGTGCAGAATGTGGATACCCTGCCGCATGGGAACAATAGATGTAGGGGTGTCttgtttatttagcagtttacACAAGACACCTCTGTGTGCAGGTAGGTGTGAACGAAATGAACTTTACACGTGCGAGTTGCCTACATATCgtaatgaaaatagaaataaagtattcTGTGTAGCTTACTGGGGAGGTGCCTGTTTTAGACTGGGAGGAATAAAAAGCGTGTGACTATGCACACAAGCTAGTTAATGGAAGATACTtatcaataatttgtttttatttgtcaataaaaacatataaaatttaatttctcggtacaaaaacaatttcatctagaaaattaaattattgaatGTTCAGTTACATTTTCTAATCCATTTGACGGTAGTATAGTTTAAAAATGGGGGAATGTTGGGGAAATTGTATCATTCTTTAGGTCTTTGGTTTGATCTATATGGAAAATGGCCATGAGGAAACGCAAAATTGTAGGTTTTTCTGACATTGCTATGCTGTCATCTTTTGACTTCACATCATCTTGAgccatttaaaaatttatttcagactTCCCGAGTTCCCTTCTCTACAACATGATGATATTTACTAAAGGACTGATTTGCCATTCAAgatttcaagatgaaaacagGATTCTTCAGTGAATTCTTTGAAAAATGTGATGTTGTGAAACTATGATGATGTGTTATGTATTACAGTAATTAGTCTTCAGTAACTTTGTCATCTGACAGTGACTTTTTATAGAGTGCAAATTTAATGTTAATGATGAGTATTATATGTCATTTGCACTACTTACATGATTAATAAACATAGAAACTCTTTATTGTCTTTATTCAATGTAGCCAGTTATAGGCTATGGAATACCCCCTATTTTTTCCCCAGTTGGTATGAAATAGAATTGAATCAACTTAGCCaacaacaatatttaaaaataaaaccatgattGTGCTGCAATGTCATCTAGACTGACTGATAAGCAATCTGCTGAAATACAATATCATATAGTGATTTATGATAAAAGCTGAACAAAGCTATGTTCTAAGAataatcataatatatatgatatgtagtatatgccctcttgaataatatacatgaaatatagataaatatagataaacaGTATGAGTCGATGCACGCGCGCCAGGTTGCGACacaaaattttggtccagtgtGAGCCCTGAGTTCTcgtgaatattccaagcgaaaggtcatgcggacatgacccccaatggggttatgtcagatcctattgtagctaTAGTGAGtgtattctaggatctgattttaattagattgtcacACCTAAATACCCCAAAAAGTTTACATTACTGTTGACAACCTTGACAAAGGCTATCTTTAGTTCactgattttgtaaattcaAATCACCCAAATAATATTCCCATCTCTGCTAAAAACTGACATTCTGGTAGTTTAGATACTTTGCTTTATCATTGATTAACATGACTAAtaaattttgatccccccccccaaaacaaACAGGAAAAGGGGTTGCCATTCACTTTGAGGCACATTACCCTTTTTtccaataatttaaaaagagtGGTGGATCTGATCTTGCGATGATGTGATTAACTGTGCATAAAACACAAATGAATTTTAGATAACTTATTTATATCTCAGTCATGCTATTAATAGTTATTACTCATCATATTAACACAAACACGTATATACCATTACACAAGTGGTCTGCAATACCCTAATATACAGGCAACCTGTTGATGTGTACGTAATAGCAATTGAAAATATGATGACTTTTTTTTAACTTCATCATCACAGCTCAAATGATTACATATACATACTGACCATAAACataattcatatattggtataatactgatactgtccatctacttgtatatatacatgattagcaattcatatacagtaaaatatctgtatctcgaatatggtttatctcgaataccccgcttgagtcgaagtcgaccgctgTTCCCGGTCGtgttccctatataaatgattaaaaaaactttGGATATTTCGAACAtggtaatctcgaataccccgcttatgtcgaagtattttcaaggtcccatgccctaaattcacctggtttatctcgaagtacagtcaattttccgctctgcttagCATACCTGGTGTCGTTAAGTCCTATATTCACGCCTGCGGCTTCACCAATCGActgctaatccacgctcgcctttttcgagtagacccaggtcgcaataattggttcaacagcttgggtaaTTAGTGAGGCCTTCCCACATTACGGATTAAGTCCACctccaattatgaactaacacgcCCGATTCCAGGGACGGTGTTTAAAATGATACACgctatatcattaacatgtggttTAGATAAACGAACAAAATTGTCGAAGTACGCTTGAAAAAAAAGTAATGCCCATAATTACGAAAACGCATTTGataatacacgcttcatcattacattaaaaaaaatattcaagatcgaatttggatatctcgaacccctggatatctcgaagttttttcgaagtccctcggacttcgagatagaggtattttactgtatgtatgtacttgtttccccaacatgctgcatccacatgcagtttgcagtctatgtaacctgtagttaatgttgtaaactttctttcttttttgaatttccttctttataaaatgtcttactgttatgccctctgggcccaaaattggaataaacttatcttatcttatctaaacagtgattaaataattaaaaggaTATTTATTGTTGTTCATGACTATAGCTGTTAGATTGTTTAAAATGATCAGGTAATGGGTAGCAGGATCTGACtgcacaggtatctgaattttaaccaataaatagatatgaaaagggggaaaaaactttatctatatatgtaagactctaaagtgcaatggtcgctccaaagtgtgatggtcacgccaaattgcgatggtttgttaacgttacgggcGCCAAAGTGCGATAGCCACGCCAAAGTCCAATGGTGCgaagttcagtaacgtttgtgatgtcacgtcattgtgacatcattcttaacatctttcaaaataaaaccgaagaaatgcaacatgGATGACAGCAACGacaaggtttacactgttgaggatagtAAGAACGGCAAAGtgcatttgttgtcgaactatcttcttcgcccaaacattctttaattcatgatcatttattactttgacGTACACGTATTAATTTCTGGGGGGTATGCTATgatacaaaacattctatacgattttGCATTGGAAAATGTTAtgtttaataacacgacaactaaatagtaatataataagttttttaatttattcttatttctgtgcatggattttgcactgatattttggtgaaacaacacatggTTCACCGCTACCAGGGAGTATTTGGATCTCCTGTGATATACAAATATGGTAAAGAAAGATTTCTGGTATACTTCCAGCGAACTTCATGTTTGTTCGCCACAAGTTCACTGCTACCGGCGAATGGCTGCGAACTAGTGTTTAAGCTTTTGGTGAACAAAATAGTTAGCCGCTAGTTTACTGTAAGTTTGCCGCAAGGTTGCCGCATACTGTATAGTTTGGTAAGGGTTTATTCTTATTTctgtgcatggattttgcactgatattttggtgaaacaacacacggttggttcaatctgtaccaaaacactatcgtttacaaaccaatggatttcggcgtgtcacaccatcgcactttggcgtgtcagaccatcacactttggcgaatgagtgtggaccattgcactttggcgtgtcacaccatcggggtttggtgcagaccatcggggtttggcgtgaccatcacactttggagtcatacatatatataaatacatacatagaGTCCCCACCCCCttctttctatatttatttactgATTTGAATTCAGATTCCTGTGCTGAGTGATTTGGAATGTCCGAAACGAATTTAAGATGACTGTATACTGACTAATAGCCGTATTAGCAGTAGGCCGTTGACAACTTTTGATCTTGGAAATGCTcacatgaaattgaaaatattgtttcaGTTTTATTCATAGGGGGAAAAAAGACCACAAACATGACACATGTTTtaacattatcaaaatattcACTAGCACAGTATCTGACGAAACGAATGACGCAATTACAACATAAAATTTCGTTTGTTACCAACCCTTTTTTTCGCTTCCTTTTTCTCTTTCCTCGTTGGGTCCATCATGTCCATCAATACTTTGCCTAATGCAATAGAGAGACCGGTAGAAATAGCTAGTCTGATTAGAAGAGACGTAAACTCATTCATCTTCGTTGGAACTTGTGCTTCAACTTTAACGGGCTGCGCGGTCGCTTTGGAGATTGAACCACTGACTTGGGACCACAATTCACTTAAAGACATATTTGATGACTGCTGTAGCATACAATAAAACTCTTAGTTACTATAATCATGTCAGCTGCGGTCCCTCCATTCTTGAAATTTGCATCGCGATCGGCATacacaaaaagaaaaacatcaGTAAATCGTTCTAAAATCTGTtcgtagagagagagagagagagcgagagagagagagagagagagagagagagagagagagagagagagagagagagagagagagagagagatagagagattTTAAACCGTTTTTGTTCCCGatgtagattattaatatttgtctcTTTTTTTGGAATTGTGTAgtatgtgatatttgtttatgtaatatatgtctcttgaagATTTACGACTTAGTTAATgatcaaattaatttttgtcaaaaagctgcgcacgcaTATTTGTTTACAACATGGCGGCAAAGGAAAagaatttcaacttttgaatcAGACATGAAACGTTTATGCAAAACACAGGGCTAATTTAACTGAATTGCAAATAGCTGGTGAAAACTCCCtaagatatatagaaaatgtcaCAGTGTAAGTTCGTTTTTCC
This genomic window from Ostrea edulis chromosome 4, xbOstEdul1.1, whole genome shotgun sequence contains:
- the LOC125670428 gene encoding outer mitochondrial transmembrane helix translocase-like isoform X2, which produces MLQQSSNMSLSELWSQVSGSISKATAQPVKVEAQVPTKMNEFTSLLIRLAISTGLSIALGKVLMDMMDPTRKEKKEAKKRAEELMKRIGVNNVKLTEYELCFAADLVEPASLDVSWKDIGGLDHVIRSIKETVIFPFIRRDLFKDSYLMQPPKGLLLHGPPGCGKTMVAKAIAKDAGARFINFKISSMVDKWYGESQKRAEAVFSLAMKLQPAIIFIDEIDSFLRSRSSQDHEATAMIKAQFMSMWDGIITDPNCLIMIIAATNRPSDIDPAILRRLPCQFNIKKPEKLQRVNILKLVLYGERTEDLDYEKLGEETVGLTGSDLKELCRVASTNRIRELVQNSHTDNIYEMEIERLRPITMKDMEIGIAKLTNSKSELLTLITESVD
- the LOC125670428 gene encoding outer mitochondrial transmembrane helix translocase-like isoform X1; the encoded protein is MLQQSSNMSLSELWSQVSGSISKATAQPVKVEAQVPTKMNEFTSLLIRLAISTGLSIALGKVLMDMMDPTRKEKKEAKKRAEELMKRIGVNNVKLTEYELCFAADLVEPASLDVSWKDIGGLDHVIRSIKETVIFPFIRRDLFKDSYLMQPPKVSMMCSYLRSTFFTEPGEQGLLLHGPPGCGKTMVAKAIAKDAGARFINFKISSMVDKWYGESQKRAEAVFSLAMKLQPAIIFIDEIDSFLRSRSSQDHEATAMIKAQFMSMWDGIITDPNCLIMIIAATNRPSDIDPAILRRLPCQFNIKKPEKLQRVNILKLVLYGERTEDLDYEKLGEETVGLTGSDLKELCRVASTNRIRELVQNSHTDNIYEMEIERLRPITMKDMEIGIAKLTNSKSELLTLITESVD